The Actinopolyspora erythraea genome has a segment encoding these proteins:
- a CDS encoding NUDIX domain-containing protein codes for MSGRRYERVLVACLAVVPGPDGTVTFVRQRNGPFAGNWLLPGGGVEVGEQTRDAVVREVREETGCRMRDPLCFAVYDIIGSWPDGSPFQINMTCYLERGTHTLEAGFQGHNVDGLRQAVPAEMPLHSTDYRILSDAGVMAVPEQEIADRLHEDKLRMSTVVGRTVGSSR; via the coding sequence GTGAGCGGAAGGCGTTACGAACGCGTACTCGTCGCCTGCTTGGCAGTGGTGCCGGGCCCGGACGGGACGGTGACGTTCGTGCGGCAGCGCAACGGACCGTTCGCGGGCAACTGGCTGCTGCCGGGCGGTGGCGTGGAGGTCGGTGAACAGACGCGGGACGCCGTCGTGCGCGAGGTGCGCGAGGAGACCGGGTGTCGAATGCGGGACCCCCTGTGCTTCGCCGTCTACGACATCATCGGGTCCTGGCCGGACGGCAGCCCCTTCCAGATCAACATGACCTGCTACCTGGAACGGGGCACCCACACGCTCGAAGCGGGCTTTCAGGGGCACAACGTCGACGGACTCCGCCAGGCGGTCCCGGCGGAGATGCCGTTGCACTCGACGGACTACCGCATACTCAGCGACGCCGGTGTCATGGCGGTTCCCGAGCAGGAGATAGCGGACCGCCTGCACGAGGACAAACTGCGAATGAGCACTGTCGTCGGACGTACGGTTGGGAGCTCCCGATGA
- a CDS encoding phosphoribosyltransferase: protein MSVEETESSDLWRRSVLYLLSWPDFDQAVRGLTERMTRNGFEFDCVLGISRGGLVPAVSLSNVLGVPEFGIVSVRRNLGSGRYSEKSNPEVRWMSDPREMRDKRVLVVDDVAGAGDTLDAVRAELDTVGPTFVCTVVLVRMLRGGSTPDMAAVELDDWVVFPWEDRRIPADAVTRDVPMPTGSGVRE, encoded by the coding sequence ATGTCAGTGGAAGAGACCGAGTCGTCGGACCTGTGGCGACGGTCGGTGCTGTACCTGTTGAGCTGGCCCGACTTCGATCAGGCGGTTCGGGGGCTCACCGAGCGAATGACGCGGAACGGCTTCGAGTTCGACTGCGTGCTGGGGATCTCGCGAGGTGGGCTCGTGCCCGCCGTTTCGCTGTCGAACGTCCTCGGGGTGCCCGAGTTCGGCATCGTGTCGGTGCGGCGCAACCTCGGGAGCGGTCGCTACTCCGAGAAGAGCAATCCCGAGGTGCGGTGGATGTCCGATCCGCGTGAGATGCGCGATAAGCGCGTGCTGGTGGTCGACGACGTGGCCGGTGCGGGCGATACCTTGGACGCGGTGCGTGCCGAACTGGACACCGTCGGTCCAACGTTCGTGTGTACCGTTGTGCTGGTCCGCATGCTGCGAGGAGGGAGTACGCCGGACATGGCCGCGGTGGAGTTGGACGACTGGGTGGTGTTCCCCTGGGAGGACCGGCGAATCCCAGCCGATGCGGTCACGCGTGACGTACCGATGCCGACGGGATCCGGAGTTCGAGAGTGA
- the guaB gene encoding IMP dehydrogenase, whose protein sequence is MSFRKPRVRSGLSFDDVLLVPQRTRAHSRRDVELSTRLTTDITLGMPLLSANTPWCTGAEMAVGMARAGGCGFVHRMQPVEEQARQVAEVKNTPADETSFPGASRDGWGRLRVGAAVGVRDEFLERARQLVDAGVDVLVIDIAHGHSTQTLAALEKLRENHPDVGLMAGNVATAEGTRDLVEAGAQAVKVGIGPGGICTTRQVAGAGVPQITAIMDCAEAAAEFDVPVVADGGVRSSGDMVKALAAGASSVMLGSMLAGVDESAALLVEQDGAKYKVTTGFVTLGVPLTLKRQRGERITRRELEEYVPEGVEASFDYLGGLDTVLTQYTGGIRSGVSYSGALDIAELHGKAEFTRVTPAGLGENRPHAVERTRQVHPDYRSDFLAEATSS, encoded by the coding sequence GTGTCTTTTCGTAAACCGAGGGTTCGGAGCGGGCTGTCCTTCGACGACGTGCTGCTGGTTCCCCAGCGGACACGCGCGCACAGCCGCCGCGATGTGGAGCTGTCGACCCGGCTGACCACTGACATCACGCTGGGGATGCCGCTGCTCTCGGCCAACACGCCGTGGTGCACGGGGGCCGAGATGGCGGTCGGCATGGCTCGTGCCGGTGGGTGCGGTTTCGTGCACCGGATGCAGCCCGTCGAGGAACAGGCGCGGCAGGTCGCCGAGGTCAAGAACACCCCGGCCGACGAGACGAGTTTTCCGGGGGCCAGTCGGGACGGTTGGGGGAGGCTGCGCGTCGGTGCCGCCGTCGGGGTCAGGGACGAGTTCCTCGAGCGCGCGAGGCAGCTGGTCGACGCCGGGGTCGACGTGCTCGTCATCGACATAGCCCACGGCCACTCGACGCAGACCCTGGCGGCACTGGAGAAACTCCGGGAGAACCACCCGGACGTGGGCCTGATGGCGGGTAACGTCGCCACCGCGGAGGGGACCCGCGACCTCGTCGAGGCAGGCGCGCAGGCGGTCAAGGTGGGGATCGGTCCGGGCGGTATCTGTACGACTCGGCAGGTGGCCGGCGCCGGTGTACCGCAGATCACCGCGATCATGGACTGCGCCGAGGCCGCGGCGGAGTTCGACGTCCCGGTCGTCGCCGACGGCGGTGTCCGCTCCTCCGGCGACATGGTCAAGGCGTTGGCGGCCGGTGCCTCCAGCGTCATGCTCGGCTCCATGTTGGCGGGGGTCGACGAGAGCGCGGCGTTGCTCGTGGAGCAGGACGGCGCGAAGTACAAGGTGACCACGGGGTTCGTCACGTTGGGCGTGCCGCTGACCCTGAAGCGCCAGCGCGGTGAGCGCATCACCCGACGGGAACTCGAGGAGTACGTTCCCGAGGGGGTGGAGGCGAGCTTCGACTACCTCGGCGGGCTGGACACGGTACTCACCCAGTACACCGGGGGCATTCGTTCCGGTGTGAGCTACTCGGGAGCACTGGACATCGCCGAGCTGCACGGCAAGGCCGAGTTCACCAGGGTCACCCCCGCCGGACTGGGGGAGAACCGGCCGCACGCCGTGGAGCGGACCCGTCAGGTGCATCCGGACTACCGATCGGACTTCCTGGCCGAGGCGACGTCGTCCTAG
- the folE gene encoding GTP cyclohydrolase I: MTSFSPPRSGSDSFDDDFERGEEVGVGSDPLEEIARSLLVEIGEDPDRDGLRETPARYARWWREFIDYDPGKIETSFHSVSSDQLIEVSGIRVWSLCEHHLLPFWCDVSIAYVAHNKILGLSKFARIAHKHAHRLQVQERLTAGIADSVQEFTGSPDVAVRARGEHLCMTMRGVRTSADMSTSVLRGDFERNAELRTRLSS; the protein is encoded by the coding sequence ATGACTTCCTTTTCGCCGCCCAGGAGTGGCAGCGATTCCTTCGACGACGACTTCGAACGCGGTGAGGAAGTGGGGGTCGGTTCCGATCCGCTGGAGGAAATCGCCAGATCGTTGTTGGTGGAGATAGGTGAGGACCCGGATCGGGACGGGCTGCGTGAGACACCAGCACGCTACGCGCGGTGGTGGCGCGAGTTCATCGACTACGATCCGGGGAAGATCGAAACCTCTTTCCACTCGGTGAGCAGTGACCAGTTGATCGAGGTGAGCGGAATCAGGGTCTGGTCCCTGTGCGAACACCACCTCCTGCCGTTCTGGTGCGATGTCTCCATCGCCTACGTGGCCCACAACAAGATTCTCGGACTGTCCAAGTTCGCCCGAATCGCTCATAAGCACGCCCACCGATTGCAGGTGCAGGAACGCCTCACCGCGGGAATAGCCGATTCCGTGCAGGAGTTCACCGGGTCACCCGACGTGGCGGTCCGTGCGCGCGGCGAGCACCTGTGCATGACCATGCGCGGGGTGCGTACCTCGGCCGACATGTCCACCTCGGTGCTGCGCGGAGATTTCGAGCGGAACGCGGAACTGCGTACCCGGCTGAGTTCGTGA
- a CDS encoding 7-carboxy-7-deazaguanine synthase QueE — MSETVRDSVTRSGGSGYPDRSGLVVNEIFGPTVQGEGPSAGRICAFVRLGGCNLSCRWCDTPYTWDWTGIASPVPHDPAEELHLLPVEEVADRIRATGVDRVIVSGGEPLNQQHRLVPLLELLSGEAVTVEVETNGTHEPVAPLARLVDRFVVSPKLSHSGDSERRRISAAALRSFRELGKSDFKFVVTSPEDLREVDGIVAANSLRPVWIMPEGRDVDTLVRNLSAVADEVVRRKWNLTGRLHILAWNDVRGV, encoded by the coding sequence ATGAGCGAGACCGTGCGCGATTCCGTCACCCGTTCGGGAGGAAGCGGTTACCCGGACCGCTCGGGGCTGGTGGTGAACGAGATATTCGGCCCCACCGTGCAGGGTGAGGGCCCCAGCGCGGGCAGGATCTGCGCCTTCGTGAGGCTGGGCGGGTGCAACCTCTCCTGCCGTTGGTGCGACACACCGTACACCTGGGACTGGACCGGGATCGCTTCTCCGGTCCCCCACGATCCGGCCGAGGAACTCCATCTGCTCCCGGTGGAGGAGGTGGCGGACAGAATCCGCGCGACCGGGGTAGACCGCGTGATCGTCTCCGGAGGTGAGCCGCTGAACCAGCAGCACAGGCTCGTTCCGCTGCTGGAGCTCCTGTCGGGCGAGGCGGTGACCGTCGAGGTGGAGACCAACGGCACGCACGAACCGGTCGCTCCGTTGGCCCGGCTGGTCGACCGCTTCGTCGTCTCCCCGAAGCTCTCCCACTCCGGTGACAGCGAACGACGCCGCATATCGGCCGCCGCGCTTCGTTCGTTCCGCGAGCTGGGGAAATCGGACTTCAAGTTCGTCGTCACCTCGCCGGAGGACCTGAGGGAGGTGGACGGGATCGTGGCGGCCAACTCGCTGCGGCCGGTGTGGATAATGCCCGAGGGGCGCGATGTCGACACTCTCGTTCGGAACCTTTCCGCCGTCGCGGACGAGGTGGTTCGACGAAAGTGGAACCTCACCGGTCGGCTGCACATCCTTGCCTGGAACGACGTCCGAGGAGTGTGA
- a CDS encoding 6-pyruvoyl trahydropterin synthase family protein, with product MLTISKEFRFSASHVLSNLPEGHQCGRMHGHNYLVVIELSAAPEDLDSAGFVRDFGELSVVKKWLDDNFDHRHLNDVMGGVNPTAENISKWIYENWKGEIPELSAVCVSETPSTWARYHPSPRPA from the coding sequence ATGCTGACGATCAGCAAAGAGTTTCGTTTTTCCGCGAGTCATGTGCTCAGCAATCTTCCCGAGGGGCATCAGTGCGGTCGGATGCACGGTCACAACTATCTTGTCGTGATTGAGCTCAGTGCCGCTCCGGAGGACCTGGACTCCGCCGGTTTCGTTCGTGATTTCGGTGAATTGTCGGTGGTGAAAAAGTGGTTGGACGATAATTTCGACCATCGTCACCTCAACGATGTCATGGGTGGTGTGAACCCCACTGCCGAGAACATATCGAAATGGATTTACGAGAACTGGAAGGGGGAGATTCCGGAGCTGTCTGCCGTCTGCGTCTCGGAGACTCCCAGCACCTGGGCCAGGTACCACCCGTCCCCGCGGCCCGCCTGA
- a CDS encoding universal stress protein — MDASHYRILVGADGSESSRRAADWAVAEARRRGEAVSLGIVLVNDDPAREEYARETTAEIERRCREAVPQLRVNSEVVGGHPVEGLTRRSTGADLLVLGSRGHGPVADALLGSVSVGVARRTRCPLVVVRGEQDEPREKVVVGVDDSAASDAALEFGFASARERTAELLVIRAVHRKHRREGARDAGGWDLTERLKRWGAWFPEVTARRIDVEEHPVTGLLELARRADLVVVGRRGSGGFSGLMLGSVARSVLHHASCPVAVVPGAAEQD, encoded by the coding sequence ATGGACGCCTCGCACTACCGGATCCTCGTCGGAGCGGACGGCTCGGAGTCCTCACGGCGCGCGGCGGACTGGGCCGTCGCCGAGGCCCGTCGGCGCGGCGAAGCGGTGAGTCTGGGGATCGTGCTGGTCAACGACGATCCGGCCCGTGAGGAGTACGCGAGGGAGACGACTGCCGAGATCGAACGTCGCTGCCGCGAGGCGGTCCCCCAACTGCGGGTGAACAGCGAGGTGGTCGGGGGGCACCCGGTCGAGGGGTTGACGCGGCGGTCCACGGGAGCCGACCTGCTGGTGCTCGGTTCACGTGGCCACGGACCGGTGGCCGACGCGCTGCTCGGCTCGGTCAGCGTCGGGGTGGCGAGGCGGACGCGGTGCCCACTGGTGGTGGTTCGAGGCGAGCAGGACGAACCCCGCGAGAAGGTCGTGGTGGGGGTGGACGACTCCGCGGCGAGCGATGCGGCGCTGGAGTTCGGGTTCGCTTCCGCGCGAGAACGCACCGCGGAACTGCTGGTGATACGAGCCGTCCATCGGAAGCATCGGCGGGAGGGGGCCCGAGACGCGGGCGGCTGGGACCTCACCGAACGGTTGAAGCGCTGGGGGGCGTGGTTCCCGGAGGTGACGGCGCGTCGAATCGACGTGGAAGAGCATCCGGTCACCGGCCTGCTCGAACTAGCCCGCAGGGCGGACCTGGTGGTGGTGGGGCGTCGTGGAAGCGGCGGTTTCAGCGGGCTCATGCTGGGCTCCGTGGCACGGTCGGTGCTGCACCACGCGTCCTGCCCGGTGGCGGTGGTTCCCGGCGCTGCGGAGCAGGACTGA
- a CDS encoding nitroreductase family protein: MADFPPALGLSSERTERVIWLAAMAPSLHNRQPWRFRPLPHSIELHYDPRARLPATDPWDRELRLGCGAALLNLRLALWHEGIDPVTTLLPSLGEESALAEARGEGPSSASPEQRTLYQAIGDRHTNRRPFRPATVSVEQRHSLIEAVTREGCWLHVVERGELGRLAGMVHRAHRAQLADPRFRAEMTRWTGAGSRGQRGSTCLGGGPRAGTAGPVGTA, from the coding sequence ATGGCGGATTTTCCACCGGCGCTGGGGCTGTCCAGCGAGCGGACCGAGCGAGTGATCTGGCTCGCGGCCATGGCCCCCTCGCTGCACAACCGGCAACCCTGGCGGTTCCGGCCACTGCCCCACTCGATCGAGCTGCACTACGATCCGCGGGCGAGGTTGCCCGCCACCGACCCGTGGGACCGGGAGCTGCGGCTCGGCTGTGGTGCGGCGCTGCTGAACCTGCGGCTGGCGCTCTGGCACGAAGGCATCGACCCCGTCACCACGCTGCTTCCGAGCCTCGGTGAGGAATCGGCGCTGGCCGAAGCACGCGGGGAGGGACCATCGAGCGCTTCCCCGGAGCAGCGGACGCTGTATCAGGCGATCGGTGACCGCCACACCAACAGACGTCCGTTCCGGCCCGCCACGGTATCGGTGGAGCAGCGGCACTCGTTGATCGAAGCGGTGACGCGGGAGGGGTGCTGGCTGCACGTCGTGGAACGCGGCGAGCTGGGGCGGCTGGCGGGCATGGTGCACCGTGCGCACCGGGCCCAGTTGGCCGACCCGCGTTTCCGGGCGGAAATGACCAGGTGGACCGGGGCAGGATCCCGAGGTCAGCGAGGGAGTACCTGCCTCGGCGGCGGGCCCCGAGCGGGAACCGCAGGACCAGTGGGTACTGCGTGA
- a CDS encoding nitroreductase family protein, which yields MRDYAAGRAKQRVPGKDFEDDPLLLVVCSYHEGRTADLRAGQALQRMLLAATAHGLVASLMSQVIEVEETRQELRRLLGGSPHPRALLRIGYGSRAAPTPRLEPRELLL from the coding sequence CTGCGTGACTACGCGGCGGGCCGGGCGAAACAACGCGTTCCGGGCAAGGACTTCGAGGACGACCCGCTGCTGCTGGTCGTCTGCTCCTACCACGAGGGCCGCACGGCGGACCTGCGAGCGGGACAGGCCCTGCAACGGATGCTGCTGGCCGCCACCGCCCACGGTTTGGTGGCTTCGCTGATGTCACAGGTGATCGAGGTCGAGGAAACCAGGCAGGAGCTGCGGCGGCTGCTGGGGGGCAGCCCGCACCCACGAGCCCTGCTCCGGATCGGGTACGGCTCACGCGCCGCACCGACACCGCGGCTCGAACCACGCGAGCTGCTGCTGTAG
- a CDS encoding DUF4360 domain-containing protein, with product MLSSLIASGMALSTLFAPTAVEFDSPPSDEIVIDVATVNGSGCPEGTADVAVSPDNKAFTVTYSDYLAEVGPDSDPTAFRKNCQLNLIVHVPQGLTYGIARADYRGFAHLAEGATGTHQASYYFQGDSRTTHSSETFEGAYSDNWQVTDETEIGDVVYKPCGVQRNFNINTELRVDAGTSDSSETSFMTMDSTDGSIKTTYHFSWKKCES from the coding sequence GTGTTAAGCAGTCTGATCGCGTCCGGCATGGCGTTGTCCACCCTCTTCGCTCCGACAGCGGTCGAGTTCGACTCGCCGCCTTCGGACGAGATAGTCATCGACGTCGCCACCGTGAACGGCTCCGGATGTCCGGAGGGGACGGCCGACGTGGCCGTTTCCCCCGACAACAAGGCCTTCACCGTCACCTACAGCGACTACCTCGCCGAGGTGGGACCGGACTCGGACCCCACGGCTTTCCGGAAGAACTGCCAGCTCAACCTCATCGTGCACGTGCCCCAGGGACTCACCTACGGGATCGCCCGGGCCGACTACCGCGGTTTCGCGCATCTGGCCGAGGGGGCCACCGGCACCCACCAGGCCAGTTACTACTTCCAGGGTGACTCCAGGACGACGCACTCCAGCGAGACGTTCGAGGGGGCCTACAGCGACAACTGGCAGGTCACCGACGAGACCGAGATCGGCGATGTCGTCTACAAACCCTGCGGCGTGCAGCGCAACTTCAACATCAACACGGAATTGCGCGTGGACGCGGGAACCTCGGACTCGAGCGAGACCAGCTTCATGACCATGGATTCGACCGACGGGAGCATCAAGACCACTTACCACTTTTCCTGGAAGAAGTGTGAATCCTGA
- a CDS encoding DUF2332 domain-containing protein has translation MDDRQWCGGPGARGMAGHEPDLSTAENYRRFAAAVAERSPEYGALAEAVADDEEILGLLATLPGDKRQPNLLFAAARYLLGAPPDPATLRGLVRERAGELTAVVLARRTQTNEAGRCATLLPALAQLRGPLALLEVGASAGLNLLPDRYSYDYAGHHVTGTDPEAPVLRCRPRGPVPLPDGAPTVVWRAGIDTAPLDAARQDHANWLECLLWPGEAGRRERLRAALRTAARHRPVIHRGDLLEDLGRIAADAPAGATLVVYHSAVLAYVSESVRRDFAAAVREVGAVWLSNEAPGVIGPVETVDGPDDSFVLVRNGSEALASTDPHGAWVRWYR, from the coding sequence ATGGACGATCGACAGTGGTGCGGCGGCCCGGGTGCGCGAGGCATGGCGGGCCACGAACCGGACCTGAGCACCGCCGAGAACTACCGGAGGTTCGCCGCGGCGGTCGCCGAGCGGTCACCGGAGTACGGCGCCCTCGCCGAGGCGGTCGCCGACGACGAGGAGATCCTGGGGCTGCTGGCCACGCTGCCCGGCGACAAACGCCAACCGAACCTGTTGTTCGCCGCCGCGCGGTACCTGCTCGGTGCTCCGCCCGACCCCGCCACCCTGCGCGGACTCGTCCGCGAACGAGCCGGGGAGTTGACCGCCGTGGTGCTGGCCCGGCGCACCCAGACCAACGAGGCGGGGCGCTGCGCCACGCTGCTTCCCGCGCTGGCCCAGCTGCGGGGGCCGCTGGCGCTGCTGGAGGTGGGAGCCTCGGCGGGGCTGAACCTGCTGCCAGACCGCTACTCCTACGACTACGCAGGCCACCACGTGACCGGCACCGATCCCGAGGCCCCGGTGCTGCGCTGCCGTCCACGCGGTCCGGTACCGCTGCCCGACGGGGCTCCCACCGTCGTGTGGCGGGCGGGGATCGACACCGCTCCGCTCGACGCCGCGCGGCAGGATCACGCGAACTGGCTGGAGTGCCTGCTATGGCCGGGGGAGGCGGGTCGTCGGGAACGGCTGCGTGCGGCGTTGCGCACCGCCGCCCGGCACCGTCCTGTCATCCACCGTGGTGACCTGCTCGAGGACCTCGGGCGAATCGCCGCCGACGCCCCGGCCGGAGCCACCCTGGTGGTGTATCACTCGGCCGTGTTGGCCTACGTGTCCGAGTCCGTTCGCCGTGACTTCGCCGCTGCCGTGCGCGAGGTCGGAGCGGTCTGGCTGTCCAACGAAGCGCCCGGTGTGATCGGTCCCGTCGAAACCGTGGACGGCCCGGACGACTCGTTCGTCCTGGTCCGGAACGGTAGCGAGGCACTGGCATCGACCGACCCCCACGGTGCCTGGGTGCGTTGGTATCGCTGA
- a CDS encoding DUF4185 domain-containing protein, producing MRKIRDLTGPGVTGEFGIGGTDLGVMATAPDGRLVAVFGDTFERAGVGGPGWRSPVVLFGAPATARTGIQWIGAAGRGRYAEQILPYEHDSIIHGRRVSTVIPTDVITIGATMYLHVMVCAGIGRVHWTEVHRSTDNGETWHHTGATWPGDHHGGLFQMLTWALDDDGYVYVFSTGFQRDKGLVLQRVPAERLTDPAAWQGWGFRDGAWAWGNPPTVVLSGSYGELCLRRVADQWLLCLFDAGNYRIDVSRPAHPSSNPHEAPRTTVLRGSSWHDEDHASGHVAQLYGGYIVPTTTLDDLHLVVSQWNTARNWPYRSMQFAGDLSHLAG from the coding sequence GTGCGCAAGATACGGGATCTGACCGGGCCGGGGGTGACCGGCGAGTTCGGGATCGGGGGCACCGATCTGGGGGTGATGGCCACCGCTCCGGACGGCAGGTTGGTGGCGGTGTTCGGGGACACTTTCGAGCGGGCCGGTGTGGGTGGGCCAGGCTGGCGCTCCCCGGTGGTGCTGTTCGGCGCCCCGGCAACGGCGCGCACCGGGATCCAGTGGATCGGCGCGGCGGGCCGGGGCCGCTACGCCGAGCAGATACTGCCCTACGAGCACGACTCGATCATCCACGGCAGGCGCGTGAGCACCGTGATCCCCACCGATGTCATCACGATCGGCGCGACGATGTACCTGCACGTGATGGTCTGCGCGGGCATCGGCAGGGTGCACTGGACCGAGGTGCACCGCTCCACCGACAACGGCGAGACCTGGCACCACACCGGGGCCACCTGGCCGGGCGACCACCACGGCGGGCTGTTCCAGATGCTGACCTGGGCGCTCGACGACGACGGCTACGTCTACGTCTTCTCCACCGGTTTCCAGCGCGACAAGGGGCTGGTGTTGCAGCGGGTTCCCGCCGAGCGCCTCACCGATCCCGCCGCGTGGCAGGGCTGGGGCTTCCGCGACGGCGCGTGGGCGTGGGGTAATCCGCCGACGGTCGTGTTGAGCGGCTCCTACGGTGAACTGTGCCTGCGCCGCGTGGCGGACCAGTGGTTGCTGTGCCTGTTCGACGCGGGCAACTACCGCATCGACGTGTCACGACCGGCCCACCCGAGCTCGAACCCGCACGAGGCGCCGCGCACCACGGTGCTGCGCGGCAGCTCCTGGCACGACGAGGACCACGCGAGCGGACACGTCGCCCAGCTCTACGGCGGCTACATCGTCCCGACAACCACGTTGGACGACCTGCACCTCGTGGTCAGCCAGTGGAACACCGCGAGGAACTGGCCCTACCGGTCCATGCAGTTCGCCGGCGATCTGTCCCACCTGGCCGGATAG
- a CDS encoding FAD-dependent oxidoreductase: MFVPTAVAEQLAAVGEHEPRTLIVGAGVAGVTLARSLRDRGLHPVLVERAEQRHESGYMLGLMPFVDPVIRELGLERSYLERSVAVREYRLCSSTGARLHDYSVATALGEFGHYRGIERGELLELLATDGIPVAWRTSPTRIDHSGRTVRVGLTEDGTEFEAEFDAVIAADGTHSATRELVLGAERVHTYDTAWGGWVTWTESDGHPDLYQEVWGPGCFVGLYPVPGRLGVFVGGPRADTRRGPAAFAELVRDRLRTVDARCSRALTGLATSPENHYWSLSDVRCGEWTAGRVALLGDAAAGFLPTAGVGAAMAMESAGALARRLAAADSNTVGEALRDYERVQRPRVESAQRNSRQLAGLMLRRGRALCRVRDFATALVGVNTALGPIRKLLERRDHEPVEPAR; the protein is encoded by the coding sequence ATGTTCGTCCCCACAGCAGTAGCCGAACAGCTCGCCGCCGTCGGCGAGCACGAACCGCGAACCCTGATCGTCGGTGCCGGGGTGGCCGGAGTGACACTGGCCCGGTCGTTGCGCGACCGGGGACTGCACCCCGTGCTCGTCGAGCGGGCGGAACAGCGCCACGAGTCCGGCTACATGCTCGGATTGATGCCCTTCGTCGACCCCGTGATCCGCGAACTCGGCCTGGAACGCAGCTATCTGGAACGGAGCGTGGCCGTGCGCGAGTACCGGCTGTGCTCCTCGACCGGCGCGAGGCTCCACGACTACTCGGTGGCCACCGCGTTGGGGGAGTTCGGCCACTACCGGGGCATCGAGCGCGGCGAGCTGCTCGAACTGCTGGCCACCGACGGCATCCCGGTCGCCTGGCGAACCTCCCCGACGCGGATCGACCACAGCGGACGGACCGTTCGGGTCGGTCTGACCGAGGACGGGACCGAGTTCGAGGCGGAGTTCGACGCCGTGATCGCCGCCGACGGGACGCACTCGGCCACCAGGGAACTGGTGCTCGGCGCCGAACGGGTGCACACCTACGACACCGCCTGGGGTGGCTGGGTGACCTGGACCGAGTCCGACGGTCACCCCGACCTCTACCAGGAGGTCTGGGGACCGGGATGCTTCGTGGGGCTCTACCCCGTGCCGGGAAGGCTCGGCGTGTTCGTCGGTGGCCCCCGTGCGGACACGCGGCGGGGACCGGCCGCGTTCGCCGAGCTGGTTCGCGACCGACTGCGCACCGTCGACGCCCGTTGCTCCCGTGCCCTCACCGGGCTGGCCACCAGCCCGGAGAACCACTACTGGAGCCTGTCCGATGTGCGGTGCGGGGAATGGACCGCGGGACGCGTCGCCCTGCTCGGGGACGCGGCGGCCGGTTTCCTGCCCACCGCCGGAGTGGGCGCGGCCATGGCGATGGAGTCCGCCGGGGCCCTGGCGCGGCGCCTCGCCGCGGCCGACAGCAACACGGTGGGCGAGGCGCTGCGGGACTACGAACGCGTCCAGCGCCCCCGGGTCGAGTCGGCGCAGCGCAACTCACGACAGCTGGCCGGCCTGATGCTGCGCCGTGGCAGGGCGCTCTGCCGAGTCCGGGACTTCGCCACCGCGCTGGTCGGGGTGAACACCGCGCTCGGCCCGATCCGCAAACTGCTCGAACGGCGTGATCACGAGCCGGTCGAACCGGCCCGGTAG
- a CDS encoding TetR/AcrR family transcriptional regulator: protein MALHDPSSERRERVLETATREFARRGYEHASLNSIIRACGMSKSSFYHFFDSKAALFETVVTEAMRLLGREIDVPAPRELAGPHFWEHVTRLVTELLELAGRGSWFAEAGKLFYSADSPVEHSPALRGAISSVRDWLDEALEVGRECGAVRDDLPSSLQASLVFAALRCLDDWSLHHLHEYSERERERIARAQLETLYRMLAREPGTAGNR from the coding sequence ATGGCACTACACGATCCGTCCTCCGAGCGGCGCGAGCGGGTGCTGGAGACGGCCACCCGCGAGTTCGCCCGCCGTGGGTACGAGCACGCCTCGCTGAACTCGATCATCCGGGCGTGCGGGATGAGCAAGAGCTCCTTCTACCACTTCTTCGACTCGAAGGCGGCGCTGTTCGAGACGGTGGTGACCGAGGCGATGCGGCTGCTGGGGCGGGAGATCGACGTGCCGGCCCCCCGGGAGCTGGCCGGTCCTCACTTCTGGGAACACGTCACCCGGCTCGTCACCGAGCTGCTGGAGCTGGCGGGCCGGGGAAGCTGGTTCGCCGAAGCGGGGAAACTGTTCTACTCGGCCGATTCCCCCGTCGAGCACAGTCCGGCGCTGCGCGGCGCGATCTCGTCCGTGCGGGACTGGCTCGACGAGGCGCTTGAGGTCGGACGGGAGTGCGGCGCGGTGCGGGACGACCTGCCGAGCTCGCTGCAGGCCTCGCTCGTGTTCGCGGCGCTGCGGTGTCTGGACGACTGGTCCCTGCACCACCTGCACGAGTACTCGGAACGGGAGCGCGAGCGGATCGCGCGGGCACAGCTGGAAACGCTGTACCGGATGCTGGCCCGCGAGCCCGGCACGGCCGGAAACCGGTGA